The Danio rerio strain Tuebingen ecotype United States chromosome 10, GRCz12tu, whole genome shotgun sequence genome contains a region encoding:
- the LOC100006777 gene encoding protocadherin-10 produces MEKRMWTWQVTCLALIASLMDVVLAQIRYTIPEELEHGAFVGNIAEDLGLDTNKLSVRRFRIVSGAKRQYLEVNLENGVLFVNERIDREELCEQNPYCSFHLQVVIENPLELYRVEVEIFDVNDNSPVFPWSEFNLDISESAAPGSRFPLESAQDLDVADNSLRSYLLSVNEHFVLDVQTRSDGSKFAELILESPLDREQQKTHLMVLTAVDGGSPERSGTAQINITVLDANDNAPVFDQNFYKVRLAENAPRGTVVIKLNATDLDEGPNGEITYSFSGHAPMRVRELFSVDSRTGEIKVKGLIDYEKARMHEIYVQAKDKGPSAVAVHCKVMVNIIDVNDNLPEVILTSVSTPVQEDAPPGTVIAVISVMDKDSGENGNVDCEIPHHVPFQLHSSFKNYYTLVTCDFLDRESISEYNITLTARDMGSPPLFTRKTILVQVSDINDNAPRFKQPSYTVYLTENNAPGASICTITAQDADADQNSYLSYSILENDIHGMPVSTYVSINSDNGNIYALRSFDHEQLRNFQIVVQAEDAGFPPLRANVTVNVFVLDQNDNPPVIVSPMPENDTAAVVVVPRYVDAGYLVAKITAMDADAGQNSRLFYEVLQATDASLFSVALYTGEIRTIRRLMDNDPRRHRLVVLVKDNGQPPLSATASIMLSVVDSAPESSPDFGDLALSPHYRSNLTLYLIVSLGAVSFTFLVAIIVLASIKGCKDGNSCCGFHTKDSESEVIKKSNLNIHISPGSIKRDQFNANNPMGPNYCYKMCLTPESSKSDFMFLKPCSPTGTSSRNNIKEIENKTLTWSSGSHSTSTRNGTTSPNEFKQANRDRTLTKNQLNYTYRSNTPLNTGRTLQRRLIQDSDNYSYTSVPQYWTWGNHIHDFKTSPKAGGFPNRSWTRYNQQESVHPSADYQHNVYIPGTPSALCTLKLANNGDIEVYNSFSTFGKKKKPNNTLHEDAIITNDFFK; encoded by the exons ATGGAGAAGCGGATGTGGACATGGCAGGTAACCTGCCTGGCGCTCATCGCATCTCTGATGGATGTAGTTCTGGCACAGATTCGTTACACGATCCCCGAGGAACTGGAGCACGGGGCATTTGTTGGAAATATCGCGGAGGATCTGGGACTAGACACTAACAAACTTTCAGTCCGACGATTCAGAATAGTCTCGGGCGCAAAAAGACAATATTTAGAGGTAAATTTAGAAAACGGGGTTTTGTTTGTCAATGAAAGAATCGATCGAGAGGAGTTGTGCGAACAAAATCCATATTGTTCATTCCACCTCCAGGTTGTGATCGAAAACCCGTTGGAACTGTATAGGGTGGAAGTTGAAATATTTGACGTCAACGACAACTCTCCCGTTTTTCCATGGAGCGAGTTTAACCTGGATATCTCCGAATCTGCCGCGCCTGGATCACGCTTCCCGCTGGAAAGCGCGCAGGATCTTGATGTCGCGGACAACTCTTTGCGCTCGTATTTGTTAAGCGTAAACGAACACTTTGTCCTGGATGTCCAAACGCGAAGCGATGGGAGCAAATTCGCAGAACTCATCCTGGAAAGCCCACTGGACCGGGAGCAGCAGAAAACTCACCTTATGGTGCTTACAGCGGTGGACGGCGGCTCGCCAGAGAGATCTGGAACCGCGCAAATAAACATAACTGTACTGGATGCCAACGACAACGCACCTGTGTTCGACCAGAACTTTTATAAAGTAAGGCTGGCTGAAAACGCACCACGGGGAACAGTCGTAATAAAACTTAACGCCACCGATCTCGATGAAGGACCCAACGGGGAGATCACGTACTCTTTTAGCGGCCACGCGCCCATGAGAGTGCGCGAGCTGTTTAGCGTGGACTCTCGGACTGGAGAAATCAAAGTAAAGGGACTTATAGATTATGAAAAGGCACGAATGCATGAGATTTACGTGCAAGCCAAAGACAAGGGACCGTCCGCTGTAGCGGTGCACTGCAAAGTTATGGTGAACATCATAGACGTCAACGACAATCTTCCAGAAGTGATTCTCACATCTGTATCTACGCCAGTCCAAGAAGACGCGCCCCCCGGCACAGTGATCGCCGTCATCAGCGTCATGGATAAGGATTCTGGAGAAAACGGGAATGTGGACTGTGAAATTCCACATCATGTCCCCTTTCAACTTcattcttcttttaaaaattattatacatTGGTTACATGCGATTTTCTAGACAGAGAGAGCATTTCAGAGTATAACATCACTCTTACTGCGCGTGATATGGGCTCACCGCCTCTTTTTACGCGGAAAACTATTTTAGTACAAGTGTCAGATATCAACGATAACGCGCCGCGTTTCAAGCAGCCCTCCTACACGGTCTACCTGACCGAAAACAACGCACCAGGAGCATCCATCTGCACCATCACCGCGCAAGACGCGGACGCGGACCAGAATTCCTACTTATCCTATTCAATTCTGGAGAACGACATACACGGGATGCCAGTGTCCACCTATGTGTCCATCAACTCAGACAACGGCAACATTTACGCGCTGCGCTCATTCGACCACGAGCAGCTCAGAAACTTTCAAATCGTGGTTCAAGCAGAAGACGCAGGTTTCCCGCCTCTGCGCGCGAATGTAACCGTGAACGTGTTTGTTTTGGACCAGAATGACAACCCTCCGGTCATTGTGTCCCCGATGCCTGAGAACGACACTGCAGCGGTTGTGGTTGTCCCTCGATATGTTGACGCCGGATACCTGGTGGCGAAAATCACCGCCATGGACGCGGACGCGGGGCAAAACTCGCGTCTGTTTTATGAAGTCCTCCAAGCTACAGATGCTAGTTTGTTCAGCGTTGCCTTGTACACTGGAGAGATCAGGACAATTCGCCGGTTGATGGACAACGACCCCAGGAGACACAGGCTGGTGGTTTTGGTCAAGGACAACGGTCAGCCGCCGCTCTCGGCCACGGCCTCCATCATGTTGTCAGTTGTTGACAGTGCGCCAGAATCCTCGCCTGATTTTGGTGACCTCGCGCTCAGCCCTCACTACCGGTCAAACCTAACGCTGTATTTAATCGTGTCTCTGGGCGCAGTTTCATTCACATTTCTCGTGGCTATTATTGTCCTGGCTTCAATCAAGGGATGCAAGGACGGTAACTCGTGCTGTGGGTTTCATACGAAGGACTCCGAGAGCGAAGTCATTAAAAAGTCGAACCTAAACATTCACATATCACCGGGATCCATTAAACGGGATCAATTCAACGCGAACAACCCAATGGGCCCAAATTACTGctataaaatgtgtttaactCCAGAGTCGTCGAAAAGTGACTTCATGTTTCTCAAGCCCTGTAGTCCGACAGGAACATCTTCTCGAAACAACATTAAGGAGATTGAAAACAAAACCCTGACCTGGAGCTCAGGCAGCCACAGTACTAGTACAAGAAATGGGACGACCTCCCCAAACGAG TTCAAACAGGCAAACAGAGACCGAACGCTCACCAAGAACCAGCTGAATTACACGTATAGAAG tAATACTCCATTAAACACAGGTAGAACATTGCAGCGCAGACTGATCCAGGACTCAGACAACTACTCCTACACCTCTGTCCCACAGTACTGGACCTGGGGGAATCACATACATG ATTTTAAGACCTCACCCAAGGCTGGGGGTTTTCCAAATCGCTCATGGACACGATATAACCAGCAGGAGTCAGTTCATCCATCAGCAGACTATCAGCATAATGTTTATATTCCTGGAACTCCATCAGCACTCTGTACACTCAAACTGGCTAACAATGGGGACATTGAGGTCTACAACTCATTCTCAACGTTTGGCAAAAAGAAAAAGCCAAACAATACCCTTCATGAAGACGCCATAATAACAAATGATTTTTTCAAatga
- the LOC100006797 gene encoding protocadherin alpha-C2, giving the protein MAPRRRCRIGLVVLSAVWSLASAVTRYSIPEEIPVGSVIANIAADLGLDAHSLLERKVKLDYIHSKKYLDINKDTGELFIAEEIDREYLCPAKTSSFCFLKMDVIIENPVRIFNIELEIMDINDNAPQFRRERIPLDISESATPGERFSLTNAVDADVGENSIETYYLSESDEFTIEIQSGSDGTKYVDLVLKASLDREKQALHTLTLTAVDGGTPARSGTASLIIQVLDVNDNAPQFDRQVYSVDLIENAPIGTLIMHLNATDLDDGLNSEITYSFTLYTSEKTQEKFSLDPNNGEIRVKDVIDFEEVRSFEMYVEAKDKAVNPLSGQCKILVFITDLNDNQPEITIKSFQSSIKENAPIGTVIAVISVSDRDSGDNGKIVLSIPNAFMLPFALNKSSEDFFALILIEALDREQINKYDITLHATDKGTPPLTDNETISVTIQDINDNAPTFPRSIYTIHLMENNEPGALLASLTARDPDLHENQYLVYFIIEKEIANTSMSMLFSINPENGNLYALRTFDYEREKEFLFHIEARDSGLPPLSSNVTVHIILLDQNDNTPLIVSPWRPQGTVIEQKIPRSSEKGSLVTKVIALDADSMQNSRITYQFLQITDTPLFSLDQYNGEIRTTRMFSYRDPRDQHLVIIARDNGEPPRSATVTIKISTVEQVVTQLTETTEVPIEFDLITDLNLYLLIGLGSVLFLLLITILVIIVLKCQEPKPSQAAPQGRNSIASQRNSSTIADSTLISSDAYWYSLFLAETRKGKVVVRQPLPNGTGFIVSSIPGSAALTETSASRSSTLQESSSDLP; this is encoded by the exons ATGGCTCCAAGGAGAAGATGCCGTATCGGCTTGGTCGTCCTCTCCGCGGTGTGGAGTCTTGCCTCGGCAGTAACCAGATACTCCATCCCGGAGGAGATTCCAGTGGGCTCCGTGATCGCAAATATCGCCGCGGATTTGGGCCTGGACGCGCACAGCCTGTTGGAGCGCAAGGTAAAGCTGGATTATATTCATAGCAAGAAATACCTAGATATAAATAAAGACACCGGAGAACTGTTCATCGCTGAGGAAATTGACCGGGAATATTTATGCCCGGCCAAAACATCATCATTTTGCTTCCTCAAGATGGATGTGATAATCGAGAATCCAGTACGCATATTTAATATCGAGTTAGAAATAATGGACATCAATGACAACGCGCCTCAGTTTAGGAGGGAGAGGATACCGCTCGATATTTCAGAATCAGCAACACCCGGAGAGAGATTTTCTCTAACAAACGCGGTGGATGCTGATGTAGGAGAGAACTCAATAGAGACCTATTATCTCAGTGAAAGTGATGAGTTTACTATCGAAATCCAGTCTGGAAGTGACGGGACTAAATATGTAGACCTGGTGCTAAAAGCGAGTTTGGACAGAGAAAAACAAGCCCTTCATACACTGACGCTAACTGCTGTTGACGGCGGCACACCTGCGCGCTCAGGAACGGCCAGTCTCATCATTCAAGTGTTGGATGTCAATGACAACGCCCCTCAGTTTGACCGACAGGTTTATTCGGTTGACCTCATTGAAAATGCACCAATTGGGACGCTGATTATGCATCTGAACGCCACCGATTTAGATGATGGCCTCAATTCAGAAATAACATACTCTTTTACATTATACACATCCGAGAAAACGCAAGAAAAGTTCTCGCTGGATCCCAACAATGGAGAAATACGAGTCAAAGACGTGATTGATTTTGAAGAAGTCAGAAGTTTTGAGATGTACGTTGAAGCCAAGGACAAAGCGGTTAATCCGCTTTCTGGTCAGTGTAAAATATTGGTGTTCATCACCGATTTGAACGACAACCAACCTGAGATTACcattaaatcatttcaaagtTCAATTAAAGAAAATGCCCCAATAGGAACAGTCATCGCTGTTATCAGTGTGAGTGATAGGGATTCTGGAGATAATGGGAAGATTGTTCTCTCCATTCCCAATGCTTTTATGTTACCTTTTGCTCTTAATAAGTCATCTGAAGACTTTTTTGCATTAATACTTATTGAAGCGCTTGACCGTGAGCAAATCAACAAATATGACATCACACTTCACGCAACTGATAAAGGAACACCTCCTTTGACTGATAATGAAACGATTAGTGTTACAATTCAAGACATCAATGACAATGCTCCAACATTCCCTCGTTCCATCTACACCATTCATCTAATGGAAAACAACGAACCGGGTGCACTGCTAGCCTCCCTAACCGCTCGTGATCCAGATTTGCATGAGAATCAATATCTTGTATACTTTATAATAGAAAAGGAAATAGCCAACACGTCAATGTCCATGCTCTTTTCCATCAATCCTGAAAACGGCAACCTCTACGCTTTACGAACGTTCGACTATGAAAGAGAGAAGGAGTTTCTGTTCCACATCGAAGCCAGAGATTCAGGTCTCCCTCCTCTCAGCAGTAACGTAACAGTTCACATCATCCTCCTCGACCAAAATGACAACACTCCTCTCATAGTTTCCCCATGGCGTCCACAAGGCACAGTCATCGAGCAAAAAATCCCAAGGTCAAGTGAAAAAGGATCTCTGGTCACCAAAGTCATTGCGTTGGATGCTGACTCCATGCAGAACTCTCGCATAACATATCAGTTTCTCCAGATCACCGACACCCCTCTATTCAGCCTCGACCAGTACAACGGCGAGATCCGAACCACCAGGATGTTTAGTTACAGAGACCCCCGAGATCAGCACCTGGTCATCATAGCCAGAGACAACGGAGAACCTCCTCGATCCGCCACAGTGACCATCAAGATCTCCACAGTGGAGCAGGTGGTCACGCAGTTAACCGAAACCACAGAGGTTCCAATCGAATTTGACCTGATCACCGATTTAAACTTGTATTTGCTGATCGGTTTGGGTTCAGTCTTGTTTCTCCTGCTCATCACCATCCTGGTCATCATCGTGCTGAAATGTCAGGAGCCCAAACCCTCACAAGCAGCTCCCCAAGGAAGGAACAGCATTGCCAGCCAGAGGAACTCGTCCACCATTGCTGATTCAACTCTCATCTCGAGCGATGCCTACTGGTACAGTCTGTTTCTGGCAGAGACTAGGAAAGGAAAGGTGGTTGTGCGGCAGCCACTTCCCAATGGTACTGGGTTCATTGTGTCGAGTATTCCAGGAAGCGCTGCGCTGACTGAGACCAGTGCGTCAAGATCTTCCACTTTACAG GAGTCCAGCAGTGATTTACCGTGA